The following coding sequences lie in one Nycticebus coucang isolate mNycCou1 chromosome 18, mNycCou1.pri, whole genome shotgun sequence genomic window:
- the LOC128569569 gene encoding 40S ribosomal protein S3a-like has protein sequence MCLRISQEKKERKLGWWKRMMKNYGMEFMGESHIKDFHPFGSLSIVMAVGKNKRLTKGSKKGAKKKVVDPFSKKDWYDVKAPAIFNVRNIGKTLVTRTQGTKIASDGLKGHVFEVSLADLQNDEVAFRKFKLITEDVQGKNCLTSMAWILPMTKCVLWLKNGRL, from the coding sequence ATGTGCCTTAGAATTtcccaggaaaagaaagaaagaaaattggggtGGTGGAAAAGAATGATGAAAAATTATGGCATGGAGTTCATGGGTGAGAGTCATATAAAGGACTTCCACCCTTTTGGCTCACTGAGCATCGTCATGGCGGTTGGCAAGAACAAGCGCCTTACGAAAGGCAGCAAAAAGGGAGCCAAGAAGAAAGTAGTTGATCCATTTTCTAAGAAAGACTGGTATGATGTGAAGGCACCTGCAATCTTCAATGTAAGAAATATTGGGAAAACACTAGTCACCAGGACTCAAGGAACCAAAATTGCATCTGATGGCCTCAAAGGTCACGTGTTTGAAGTGAGTCTTGCTGATCTGCAGAATGATGAAGttgcatttagaaaattcaagctGATTACTGAAGATGTTCAGGGCAAAAACTGCCTAACTTCCATGGCATGGATCTTACCCATGACAAAATGTGTTCTATGGTTAAAAAATGGCAGATTATGA
- the GLOD4 gene encoding LOW QUALITY PROTEIN: glyoxalase domain-containing protein 4 (The sequence of the model RefSeq protein was modified relative to this genomic sequence to represent the inferred CDS: deleted 3 bases in 3 codons; substituted 1 base at 1 genomic stop codon) has product MRLTPFSLSTGSSFMYSRRLKKKTFGTAPAWRASAMSRRPSSRIFPCFSRNGLDLTIVITLLWPPVPWXGLIIAKPRVFPGAGRLGPGHLKRLFLLLLTGTGLRAALRGGFSGARFRSTTCPDGNTTFTGLRRSARTQRRARGPTSGPLAAAVAWLSQHPAPTPPSSPGLSVRQERAPAATNDVTVRAPVVGRAVLRARRLSDGGSHGCSRFLHFVFKVGNRFHTARFYRDVLGMKVLRHEEFEEGCKATCNGPYDGRWSKTMVGFGPEDDHFVVELTYNYGIGDYKLGNDFMGITLTSTQAVNNARKLQWPLTEVVEGVFETEAPGGYKFYLQNQNPTQSDPVLKVTLTVSDLQKSLNYWSNLLGMKIYEQDEEKQRALLGYADNQCKLELQGIKGAVDHATAFGRIAFSCPQKELPDLEDLMKRENQKILTPLVSLDTPGKTTVQVVILADPDGHEICFVGDEAFRKLSKMDPEGSKLLDEAMAADKSDEWFAKHNKPKASG; this is encoded by the exons ATGAGGCTGACACCTTTCAGTTTATCGACTGGCAGTTCCTTTATGTATTCCAGACGACTAAAGAAGAAAACTTTCGGCACAGCTCCAGCCTGGAGAGCGTCTGCAATGAGCCGACGACCTTCCAGCAGGATCTTCCCTTGCTTTTCCCGAAATGGCCTGGACTTAACTATTGTCATTACACTACTGTGG cctcctgtccCCTGGTAAGGCCTTATCATAGCGAAGCCCAGAGTCTTCCCAGGTGCTGGGCGTCTGGGACCGGGGCACCTGAAGCGTCTGTTTCTGCTGCTGCTCACGGGGACTGGCCTCAGA GCCGCCTTGCGGGGCGGCTTCTCAGGAGCGCGCTTCCGTTCCACCACCTGTCCGGATGGAAACACCACTTTCACCGGGCTCCGCCGCAGCGCTCGGACCCAGCGCCGCGCG CGAGGTCCCACGTCTGGACCACTGGCAGCAGCGGTCGCGTGGCTAAGCCAACACCCCGCGCCAACGCCGCCATCTTCCCCAGGCCTTAGCGTCCGTCAGGAACGCGCGCCGGCGGCAACCAATGACGTCACCGTGCGTGCGCCGGTGGTGGGCAGGGCGGTGCTGCGCGCCAGACGGCTGAGTGACGGCGGGAGTCATGGCTGCTCG CGATTTCTGCATTTCGTGTTCAAAGTGGGAAACCGCTTCCACACCGCGCGTTTCTATCGGGATGTCCTGGGGATGAAG gttcTGCGGCATGAGGAATTtgaagaaggctgcaaagctacCTGTAATGG gccTTATGATGGTAGATGGAGTAAAACAATGGTGGGATTTGGGCCTGAGGATGATCATTTTGTTGTAGAACTGACTTACAATTATGGCATTGGAGACTACAAGCTTGGCAATGACTTcatg ggtaTCACCCTCACTTCTACTCAGGCTGTCAACAATGCCAGAAAGCTGCAGTGGCCACTCACAGAAGTTGTAGAAGGTGTTTTTGAAACTGAGGCCCCAGGAGGATATAAGTTCTACCTGCAGAATCAAAATCCAACTCAGTCAG ATCCTGTATTAAAAGTAACTCTAACAGTGTCTGATCTTCAGAAGTCCTTGAACTACTGGTCTAATTTACTGGGAATGAAAATTTATGAACAAGATGAAGAGAAGCAAAGGGCTTTACTGGGCTATGCTGATAACCAG tGTAAGCTGGAGCTACAGGGCATCAAGGGTGCAGTTGATCATGCAACAGCATTTGGAAGAATTGCTTTTTCTTGCCCCCAGAAGGAG TTGCCAGACTTAGAAGACTTGATGAAAAGGGAGAACCAGAAGATTCTGACTCCTCTGGTGAGCCTTGATACCCCAGGGAAAACGACAGTGCAAGTGGTCATTCTGGCTGATCCT GATGGCCATGAAATTTGCTTTGTTGGGGATGAAGCATTTAGAAAACTTTCTAAGATGGATCCAGAGGGAAGCAAATTGCTGGATGAA